The proteins below come from a single Mycolicibacterium sp. TY81 genomic window:
- a CDS encoding cytochrome P450 — MATISTPNYLLDQAMRRLKPTPVTVPGMGIIEQRLLATEWEQFALAQPPAGSDLKPIMGDSGLPIIGHLIEVFRGGPDYVLSLYRKHGPLYYAQTPALPAVMALGPDATQAVFSNRNKDFSQRAWDPVIGPFFEGGLMLLDFDEHMFHRRIMQEAFTRSRLTGYVSHIDSVATKVLANDWVANDPRFLFHPAVKELTLDIASEVFMGHPAGTDHKLVTTINQAFTTTTRAGNAIIRKPVRPFAWWRGVQARKTLEDYFSGSIAEKRRSEGTDMFSVLCHAQDEDGQTFTDDQIVAHMIFLMMAAHDTTTSTLTTMAYHLAANPQWQDKLREESERIGDAPLDIEALEKLETYDLVINESLRLQTPLGFNFRRAVRDTELLGYYIPAGTDVVTWPGMNHRLSELWTDPMRFDPERFAEPRSEHKAHRYAFAPFGGGAHKCIGMVFGQLEIKTVMHRLLRQYRLELTHPGYEPWYDYGGMAVPVDGMPIVLRPIR, encoded by the coding sequence ATGGCGACTATCAGCACCCCGAACTACCTGCTCGACCAGGCCATGCGGCGACTCAAGCCGACGCCGGTCACGGTGCCGGGGATGGGGATCATCGAGCAGCGTCTGCTGGCCACCGAGTGGGAGCAGTTCGCTCTCGCCCAGCCCCCGGCCGGCAGCGACCTCAAGCCGATCATGGGCGACTCGGGACTGCCGATCATCGGCCACCTGATCGAGGTGTTCCGGGGCGGTCCCGACTACGTCTTGTCGCTCTACCGCAAGCACGGGCCGCTGTACTACGCGCAGACGCCCGCGCTGCCGGCCGTGATGGCGCTGGGACCGGACGCGACGCAGGCCGTGTTCTCGAACCGCAACAAGGACTTCTCGCAGCGCGCCTGGGATCCGGTGATCGGGCCGTTCTTCGAGGGCGGCCTCATGCTGCTCGATTTCGATGAGCACATGTTCCACCGCCGGATCATGCAGGAGGCGTTCACCCGTTCGCGGCTGACGGGCTACGTGTCCCACATCGATTCCGTGGCGACCAAGGTGCTGGCCAACGACTGGGTGGCCAACGATCCCCGATTCCTGTTCCATCCGGCGGTCAAGGAGCTGACGCTCGACATCGCGTCCGAGGTGTTCATGGGACACCCCGCGGGAACCGACCACAAGCTCGTCACCACCATCAACCAGGCCTTCACCACCACGACCCGGGCCGGCAACGCGATCATCCGGAAACCGGTGCGCCCCTTCGCCTGGTGGCGCGGCGTCCAGGCCCGCAAGACGCTCGAGGACTACTTCTCCGGCTCCATCGCCGAGAAGCGCCGCTCCGAGGGCACCGACATGTTCAGCGTGCTCTGTCACGCGCAGGACGAAGACGGGCAGACCTTCACCGACGACCAGATCGTCGCGCACATGATCTTCCTGATGATGGCCGCGCACGACACCACGACGTCGACTCTGACGACCATGGCCTACCACCTCGCCGCCAACCCGCAGTGGCAGGACAAACTGCGCGAGGAGTCGGAGCGCATCGGTGACGCGCCGCTGGACATCGAGGCACTGGAGAAGCTGGAAACCTACGACCTGGTGATCAACGAGTCGCTGCGGTTGCAGACGCCGCTGGGCTTCAACTTCCGCCGCGCGGTCCGGGACACCGAACTGCTGGGCTACTACATCCCGGCCGGAACCGACGTCGTCACGTGGCCCGGTATGAACCACCGCCTGTCCGAACTGTGGACCGACCCCATGCGGTTCGATCCCGAACGGTTCGCCGAGCCGCGCAGCGAGCACAAGGCGCATCGCTACGCCTTCGCACCGTTCGGTGGTGGTGCGCACAAGTGCATCGGCATGGTCTTCGGGCAGTTGGAGATCAAGACCGTGATGCACCGGCTGCTGCGCCAGTACCGCTTGGAGCTGACCCACCCCGGCTACGAGCCCTGGTACGACTACGGCGGCATGGCCGTACCGGTCGACGGCATGCCGATCGTGTTGCGCCCCATTCGCTGA
- a CDS encoding homocitrate synthase, whose amino-acid sequence MFTSTAISTTSRFADLFDRPVPRDLREHAETMCHDTFVDHYGHQGGPVRLGSWDTAGDDDRRRGITAPRRYRASIAVGDRIATSTATATGPVAALTAMLHERGMAVEMIKFHQLPAVGGGIATFIHGSDGVRAEWAMGWARDPVQSALRAMIACANRLHA is encoded by the coding sequence ATGTTCACCTCCACCGCCATCTCCACCACGTCGCGTTTCGCGGATCTGTTTGACCGCCCGGTGCCCCGTGACCTGCGCGAACACGCCGAAACCATGTGTCACGACACCTTCGTCGACCACTACGGTCACCAAGGTGGCCCGGTCCGTCTGGGCAGTTGGGACACCGCGGGCGACGACGACCGTCGCCGCGGTATCACCGCCCCGCGCCGGTACCGCGCCAGCATCGCCGTCGGCGACCGCATCGCGACCTCGACGGCCACCGCGACCGGCCCTGTCGCCGCGCTGACCGCGATGCTGCACGAGCGCGGCATGGCCGTCGAGATGATCAAGTTCCATCAACTGCCCGCCGTCGGCGGCGGCATCGCGACCTTCATCCACGGCAGCGACGGCGTGCGTGCGGAGTGGGCCATGGGCTGGGCCCGCGACCCGGTCCAGTCCGCGTTGCGGGCGATGATCGCGTGCGCGAACCGGCTGCACGCCTAG
- a CDS encoding Fic family protein: METSLLAHHAVQQTLAAQRIEGWEPQPAHIVELGALASGAVEFDDYLARCRAQYPPTLEKRRRFLRRRAPYLIPGTSVLRNNFGIQHGPDLAAVEFQVTAGRMVLWHCRQSATETEIDVRAMHRELFGDVYEWAGELRTVDIRRGDSAFTWQVDVAAGLAEIELAATALADVGAEFGNPRLAWELSRIYARYNQIHPFREGNGRTGMLLLHALAGRCGRQLDFTGVSRAAWYAAARDSMPLHRDGRLSHRPFLWLLNPAVKSS; encoded by the coding sequence ATGGAGACGAGCTTGCTGGCCCACCACGCGGTGCAGCAGACCCTGGCCGCCCAGCGCATCGAAGGCTGGGAACCCCAGCCCGCCCACATCGTCGAGTTGGGTGCGCTGGCTTCCGGTGCCGTCGAGTTCGACGATTACCTGGCACGGTGCCGTGCGCAGTATCCGCCGACGCTCGAAAAGCGGCGCCGGTTCCTCCGGCGCCGGGCGCCGTACCTGATCCCCGGAACATCGGTGCTGCGCAACAACTTCGGCATTCAACACGGACCGGACCTGGCAGCCGTGGAATTCCAGGTGACGGCGGGCCGTATGGTGCTGTGGCACTGTCGGCAATCGGCGACCGAGACGGAGATCGACGTCCGAGCCATGCACCGCGAGCTGTTCGGTGACGTGTACGAGTGGGCGGGGGAGCTGCGCACCGTCGACATCCGCCGCGGTGACTCGGCGTTCACCTGGCAGGTCGACGTCGCCGCCGGGTTGGCCGAAATCGAGCTCGCGGCAACGGCATTGGCGGACGTCGGCGCCGAGTTCGGCAACCCGAGGCTGGCGTGGGAACTGTCCCGGATCTACGCCCGGTACAACCAGATTCACCCGTTCCGGGAAGGCAACGGACGCACCGGGATGCTGCTGCTGCACGCGCTCGCCGGCCGGTGCGGCCGGCAACTGGACTTCACCGGTGTCAGCCGTGCCGCCTGGTATGCCGCGGCGCGGGACAGCATGCCGCTGCACCGCGACGGGCGCCTCAGCCACCGGCCGTTCCTGTGGCTGCTCAACCCGGCGGTGAAATCGTCTTGA
- a CDS encoding DUF294 nucleotidyltransferase-like domain-containing protein, translating into MSSADLGVDAALAAIHAAGGEDALRSGIELGLQAVRAAARASAPAAGIAAAWSQVLRSGVAAAVRLTPGPSCSWFVSGSVARGEAMAGSDVETLVVLADDAARDDALAAAAQVHAVLERCGVRADANGVLASRPRFCRTADAWSDGIAHWTSDPREDRGVVMTGVLADSRAVHGADDGVTEDLLRAQVVRAAVDHYPARQYLLQDATTFRASFPSRLRMLASQSDTVDLKPTVVDPLVKIARWAGVSAGATALSTPSRLDAAQAANVLDAEDVSVLQDCFAAMVRFRWTSRAGGDQVVLSELPPQERAMLRSVAREVAGISRKLTYLASTSAFR; encoded by the coding sequence ATGTCCTCGGCTGATCTCGGTGTCGACGCCGCCCTCGCCGCGATCCACGCGGCCGGCGGCGAGGACGCGCTGCGGTCGGGAATCGAACTGGGCCTGCAAGCGGTGCGGGCCGCTGCGCGCGCATCTGCGCCGGCCGCTGGGATCGCGGCCGCATGGTCGCAGGTGCTCCGGTCCGGCGTTGCCGCGGCTGTCCGGCTGACGCCCGGACCGTCCTGCTCGTGGTTCGTCTCCGGCAGCGTCGCGCGGGGCGAGGCAATGGCCGGATCCGACGTCGAGACCCTGGTCGTGCTGGCGGACGATGCCGCGCGCGACGACGCGCTGGCAGCGGCAGCGCAGGTGCATGCTGTGCTGGAGCGGTGCGGGGTGCGCGCCGACGCCAACGGGGTGCTGGCCAGCCGGCCGCGGTTCTGCCGGACGGCGGACGCCTGGTCCGACGGCATCGCGCACTGGACGTCCGACCCGCGGGAGGACCGCGGCGTGGTGATGACCGGAGTACTGGCCGACTCCCGTGCCGTCCATGGAGCCGACGACGGGGTGACCGAGGACCTCCTGCGCGCGCAGGTGGTGCGCGCCGCCGTCGACCACTATCCGGCCCGTCAGTACCTGCTGCAGGACGCCACGACGTTCCGCGCGTCGTTTCCGTCCCGGCTGCGCATGCTGGCCAGTCAGTCCGACACCGTCGACCTGAAGCCGACGGTCGTCGATCCGCTGGTGAAGATCGCGCGGTGGGCCGGGGTGTCGGCAGGTGCCACCGCGCTGTCGACGCCGAGCCGGCTCGATGCGGCGCAGGCGGCGAATGTGCTTGATGCCGAAGATGTTTCGGTGCTGCAGGACTGCTTCGCCGCCATGGTGAGATTCCGGTGGACGTCCCGTGCGGGTGGCGATCAGGTGGTGCTGTCCGAACTTCCGCCACAGGAGCGGGCCATGCTGCGCAGCGTCGCCCGTGAGGTGGCCGGCATCAGCCGCAAGCTGACGTACCTCGCCTCGACATCGGCGTTCCGCTGA
- a CDS encoding sulfite exporter TauE/SafE family protein, translating into MSWQHASLLLVAGVIGGLTGSIAGLASVATYPALLMAGLPPVAANVTNTVALTFNTIGSVWGSLPELEGMGPWLRRMLPAAALGGAVGAALLLALPAEGFEVVVPILLGLSSVTIAIPQRRGADDEPGRWRSMLITAAIFAICLYGGYFGAAAGVVLLALLLHSGSESMAHANAAKNVILGVANGVAAVGFIALAPVNWIAVVPLGIGCLVGSRLGPVVVRHAPATPLRLAIALAGLALAVKLGYDAYR; encoded by the coding sequence ATGAGCTGGCAGCATGCGTCACTTCTGCTCGTCGCCGGTGTCATAGGCGGCCTGACCGGGAGTATCGCCGGGCTGGCGTCCGTCGCGACGTACCCGGCCCTGCTGATGGCCGGGCTGCCGCCGGTGGCGGCGAACGTGACCAACACCGTCGCGTTGACCTTCAACACCATCGGATCGGTGTGGGGTTCGCTTCCCGAACTCGAGGGCATGGGTCCATGGTTGCGCCGGATGCTGCCGGCCGCCGCCCTCGGCGGCGCGGTCGGGGCCGCACTGCTGCTGGCGCTTCCCGCCGAAGGATTCGAGGTGGTGGTCCCGATACTGCTCGGGCTGTCCTCGGTCACCATCGCCATCCCCCAACGCCGCGGCGCGGACGACGAGCCCGGCCGCTGGCGTTCGATGCTCATCACCGCCGCGATCTTCGCAATCTGCTTGTACGGCGGCTATTTCGGCGCTGCCGCCGGCGTGGTACTGCTCGCACTGCTGCTGCACAGCGGCAGCGAGTCGATGGCCCACGCCAACGCCGCGAAGAACGTCATCCTCGGTGTGGCCAATGGTGTTGCCGCCGTGGGCTTCATCGCGCTGGCGCCGGTGAACTGGATTGCCGTGGTGCCACTGGGCATCGGGTGCCTGGTGGGTTCGCGACTCGGTCCTGTCGTCGTCCGCCACGCACCGGCGACGCCGCTGCGGCTGGCCATCGCGCTGGCCGGCCTGGCGCTGGCCGTCAAGCTGGGCTACGACGCCTACCGGTAG
- a CDS encoding phosphotransferase family protein: MQPTLTDRDRDIVQNWIRAEGLGEHVTAVEPLTGGTQNIVVRLHIDGRPVVLRRPPLHPRPTSDKTMLREIAVLRTLAGTAVPHPAFIAGCEDPSVLGVVFYLMAEVDGFNPGEELSPAYAADAGLRHDVGLSYAGSLAQLGNVAWDGSPLAAIRKPGSFVARQVPQFVGLLQSYRHEHYDPESLDGVEQLATWLTDNRPPDGEPGIMHGDCHLNNVMLRHDRPELAAFVDWEMCTVGDPLLDLGWMLVCWPTAPNAIVVGAALAEAGGLAGRDELLDAYLAAGGRRTEHLDWYIAMACFKLGIVIEGTWSRFLAGLADREAGEKLHASATELIHLGVRVAKGDNPFAYR; this comes from the coding sequence ATGCAGCCGACTCTGACCGACCGTGACCGAGACATCGTCCAGAACTGGATCCGCGCCGAGGGGCTGGGTGAGCACGTCACCGCCGTCGAGCCACTGACCGGCGGCACTCAGAACATCGTGGTGCGACTGCACATCGACGGTCGCCCCGTGGTATTGCGCCGCCCGCCCCTGCATCCGCGGCCGACCAGTGACAAGACCATGCTGCGCGAGATCGCCGTACTGCGGACCTTGGCCGGAACCGCGGTGCCGCATCCCGCTTTCATCGCCGGTTGCGAGGATCCGTCGGTGCTGGGTGTCGTCTTCTATCTGATGGCCGAGGTCGACGGCTTCAACCCCGGCGAGGAACTCTCGCCGGCCTACGCCGCCGACGCCGGTCTGCGACACGACGTCGGCCTGTCGTACGCGGGAAGCCTGGCACAGCTGGGCAATGTCGCCTGGGACGGCAGCCCGCTGGCGGCCATCCGCAAGCCGGGATCGTTTGTGGCGCGGCAGGTTCCGCAGTTCGTCGGGTTGTTGCAGAGCTACCGCCACGAGCACTACGACCCCGAATCGCTCGACGGTGTCGAGCAGCTGGCGACCTGGCTGACCGACAACCGGCCACCCGATGGCGAGCCCGGCATCATGCACGGCGACTGTCACCTCAACAACGTCATGCTGCGCCACGACCGGCCGGAGCTCGCGGCGTTCGTCGACTGGGAGATGTGCACCGTCGGCGATCCGCTGCTGGATCTGGGCTGGATGCTGGTGTGCTGGCCGACCGCGCCCAATGCCATCGTCGTCGGCGCCGCGCTGGCGGAGGCCGGTGGCCTGGCCGGTCGGGACGAACTGCTGGACGCCTACCTCGCCGCGGGCGGCCGCCGCACCGAGCACCTGGACTGGTACATCGCGATGGCGTGCTTCAAATTGGGCATCGTGATCGAGGGCACCTGGTCGCGGTTCCTGGCGGGCCTGGCCGACCGCGAGGCGGGGGAGAAGCTGCATGCCTCGGCCACCGAGCTGATTCACCTGGGTGTCCGGGTTGCCAAGGGCGACAACCCGTTCGCCTACCGGTAG
- a CDS encoding molybdopterin-dependent oxidoreductase: MALRLDPHRSLAGLAAAAVALGVAALLAIPLGPHADSRTAVGSVVIDLTPGPLKEWAIQTFGTNDKLFLTVAVLVAIALIAMVTAQFEDRKLGSIALALAGVLGAAAVLSRTGARPLDVAPSLVGAAAGIAVLRLLVSDRLGSAAPAPAPAPESEADTDTDTDPGRRRSLAALGFLAAGTLAGVIGTVLGRAASSVAGDRSAYTPPAAKLPGPPIPPDVQPAGVDLPPFITPNADFYRIDTALSVPQVQRQDWRLRIHGMVDREVTFRFDELAQFEAIDKVVTLTCVSNPVGGNLISNATWTGYRVRDLLARAGVHADADMVLSKSIDGFTAGTPVEALTDNRDALVAVAMNGEPLPTEHGYPARLVVPGLYGYVSATKWVVDLELTRFDRAQAYWTKLGWSAHGPIKTESRIDVPRAGSAVPMGTATFGGVAWAQNRGVRAVEVRIDDGPWRPATLGAAYSNDTWRLWSYTWQADQPGRHTITVRATDGTGALQTSEVADVVPDGATGWHSVSFTVA; this comes from the coding sequence GTGGCACTTCGACTGGACCCGCACCGATCGCTGGCCGGACTGGCGGCCGCGGCCGTGGCGCTCGGTGTCGCGGCGCTCCTGGCGATTCCTCTTGGGCCACATGCCGATTCCCGCACCGCCGTCGGGTCGGTGGTGATCGACCTGACCCCGGGACCACTCAAAGAGTGGGCGATCCAGACCTTCGGCACCAACGACAAGCTGTTCCTGACCGTGGCCGTGCTCGTGGCCATCGCGCTGATCGCCATGGTGACAGCACAATTCGAGGACCGGAAGCTCGGCAGCATCGCCCTGGCGCTGGCGGGCGTGCTGGGCGCCGCCGCGGTGCTCTCCCGCACCGGTGCCAGACCGCTCGACGTCGCCCCGTCGCTCGTCGGCGCGGCCGCGGGCATCGCGGTACTGCGACTGCTGGTCTCCGATCGCCTCGGTTCCGCGGCCCCGGCCCCGGCCCCGGCCCCGGAATCGGAGGCGGATACAGATACAGATACCGATCCCGGCCGCCGCCGGTCGCTGGCGGCGCTGGGCTTCCTGGCCGCCGGCACGCTGGCCGGGGTCATCGGGACAGTGCTGGGCCGCGCCGCGTCGTCGGTTGCGGGTGACCGCAGCGCCTACACGCCGCCGGCAGCCAAGCTTCCCGGACCGCCGATACCGCCCGACGTGCAACCCGCCGGGGTGGACCTGCCCCCGTTCATCACGCCGAACGCCGACTTCTACCGCATCGACACGGCACTGTCCGTCCCGCAGGTACAGCGGCAGGACTGGCGGCTGCGGATCCACGGGATGGTCGATCGCGAAGTCACCTTCCGATTCGATGAACTGGCGCAGTTCGAGGCGATCGACAAGGTGGTCACGCTCACCTGCGTGTCAAACCCGGTAGGCGGCAACCTGATATCGAACGCCACCTGGACCGGCTACCGCGTGCGCGACCTGCTGGCGCGGGCCGGTGTCCACGCGGACGCCGACATGGTGCTGTCCAAGTCCATCGACGGGTTCACCGCGGGGACGCCCGTCGAGGCACTGACCGACAACCGCGACGCGTTGGTCGCCGTCGCCATGAACGGCGAGCCGCTGCCGACAGAGCACGGCTACCCGGCGCGGCTGGTGGTTCCCGGTCTGTACGGCTATGTCTCGGCGACGAAATGGGTCGTCGACCTCGAACTCACCAGATTCGACCGGGCCCAGGCTTATTGGACGAAGTTGGGGTGGTCCGCGCACGGGCCCATCAAGACCGAGTCACGCATCGACGTGCCGCGCGCCGGGTCCGCGGTGCCGATGGGTACCGCGACGTTCGGCGGCGTCGCGTGGGCGCAGAACCGCGGGGTGCGTGCCGTGGAGGTCCGCATCGACGACGGCCCGTGGCGACCGGCGACGCTGGGCGCCGCGTACTCGAACGACACCTGGCGGCTCTGGAGTTACACCTGGCAGGCAGACCAGCCCGGGCGGCACACCATCACCGTCCGCGCCACCGATGGCACCGGCGCGCTGCAGACCTCGGAGGTCGCCGACGTCGTTCCCGATGGCGCGACGGGCTGGCATTCGGTGTCGTTCACCGTCGCCTGA
- a CDS encoding GatB/YqeY domain-containing protein yields the protein MTEPAQQWRAGLRSRLIAARKAKDNVAVAALRSALSAIDNAETPDVPLPRAGAIADSAHGLGAAEVARRHLTDDEIQELIGTEADERRAAAGQLRAAGHGDRAAQVEAEAAVLRALLDSA from the coding sequence ATGACCGAACCCGCCCAGCAGTGGCGCGCCGGCCTCCGGTCCCGGCTCATCGCGGCACGCAAGGCCAAGGACAACGTTGCGGTCGCGGCGCTCCGCAGCGCACTCAGCGCCATCGACAACGCCGAGACCCCGGACGTGCCGCTGCCGCGGGCCGGCGCCATCGCCGACAGCGCCCACGGTCTCGGCGCCGCCGAGGTCGCCCGCCGACATCTCACCGACGACGAGATCCAGGAACTGATCGGCACCGAGGCAGACGAGCGTCGGGCCGCGGCCGGACAACTACGGGCGGCCGGCCACGGGGACCGCGCCGCGCAGGTCGAGGCGGAGGCCGCCGTACTGCGTGCGCTGCTCGACAGCGCCTGA
- a CDS encoding IS110 family transposase: MALTLGIDVAVRAAHQGTLARDGIAVWRGRKFSTRPAELERLWDDLNLADPGDLTVVVEPTRNAWIVVAEWFRRRGARVVMVPTTQSADLRKYYSKHTKNDRIDSELLARLPLLHPEGLREYSGQGPADPLRRLVKQRSTMVKRRVAVYARLDALVELLGPAWYAVLGSNYGIAALEFLARYADPNAVIRLGHGRLSRFLIARSRGAWRSDHAAGLIAAAKETLALWGSDGMNFAELAEDIAHEAEQALFLTRQIKQIDERVANLYADADPDGIVASAPGVGPVISAVIAGRIGDPHRFTSLAAVRAYTGLVPKVSQSGVGKVESSITKAGDPLLREMLCTAADQARKVDPQIAAKYQRLMAGDRHHDSAICHLATLLVTRIATCMRAGQPYALRDVDGTPITEAQGRVLVKERYQIEPRRRDNIRHHRMRDRRKQRAGQESQESPNAPTSRPATNHPTSQHIA, from the coding sequence ATGGCATTGACGTTGGGGATCGACGTGGCAGTGCGGGCAGCGCATCAAGGGACGCTGGCCCGCGACGGAATCGCGGTGTGGCGTGGCCGTAAGTTCTCGACCCGGCCGGCGGAGCTGGAACGGTTGTGGGATGACCTGAATCTGGCTGATCCGGGTGATCTGACGGTCGTGGTCGAGCCGACGCGCAACGCGTGGATCGTTGTGGCGGAGTGGTTCCGCCGCCGCGGGGCCCGCGTGGTGATGGTTCCCACCACCCAATCGGCGGATCTTCGCAAGTACTACTCCAAGCACACCAAGAACGATCGGATCGACTCCGAGTTGCTGGCCCGGCTGCCACTTCTTCATCCCGAAGGCCTGCGTGAGTATTCCGGCCAGGGACCTGCAGACCCGTTGCGGCGCTTGGTCAAGCAGCGCTCCACCATGGTCAAACGCCGGGTCGCCGTCTACGCCCGACTCGATGCACTCGTCGAGCTCCTCGGGCCGGCTTGGTATGCGGTGCTCGGTTCGAATTACGGCATCGCGGCGTTGGAGTTCCTGGCCCGTTACGCCGATCCGAACGCGGTGATCCGCCTCGGCCACGGACGTCTGAGCAGGTTCTTGATCGCCCGGTCCCGTGGCGCGTGGCGCAGCGACCACGCCGCCGGCCTCATCGCCGCGGCCAAGGAAACCCTCGCGCTGTGGGGGTCGGACGGGATGAACTTCGCCGAACTGGCCGAAGACATCGCCCACGAAGCCGAACAGGCGCTGTTCTTGACCCGCCAAATCAAGCAGATCGACGAACGAGTCGCGAACCTGTACGCCGACGCCGACCCCGATGGGATCGTTGCCTCGGCTCCCGGCGTGGGACCGGTCATCAGCGCCGTGATCGCGGGGCGGATCGGTGATCCGCACCGATTCACCTCACTGGCGGCGGTGCGCGCCTACACCGGACTGGTCCCCAAGGTCAGCCAGTCCGGGGTGGGCAAGGTCGAATCTTCGATCACCAAGGCCGGTGACCCACTGCTGCGCGAAATGCTCTGCACCGCAGCCGATCAAGCCCGCAAGGTCGACCCGCAGATCGCGGCGAAGTACCAGCGGCTGATGGCCGGCGACCGCCACCATGATTCGGCGATCTGCCATCTGGCCACTCTGCTGGTCACTCGGATCGCCACGTGCATGCGCGCCGGCCAGCCCTACGCCCTACGCGATGTCGACGGCACCCCCATCACCGAAGCTCAGGGCCGCGTGCTCGTCAAAGAGCGCTACCAGATTGAGCCGCGCCGCCGAGACAACATCCGGCACCACCGTATGCGCGACCGCCGCAAACAGAGGGCGGGCCAGGAGTCACAGGAGTCGCCGAACGCTCCAACATCCAGGCCCGCCACCAATCACCCTACGAGCCAACACATCGCTTGA
- a CDS encoding ATP-dependent DNA ligase produces MLLSDVATASAEVGAVSARSAKIARIAALLGSAADDPATVAVVVHWLSGELPQRQIGVGWAALRALPPPAAGDPTLTVIEVDAALTAIKAVAGKGSGAARSALLHGLFGAATEVEQTFLRGLLSGGLRQGALAGVMADAVAKAAGIAAADVRRAAMLGGDLATVAAAVMSDGVAGLRRFTLTVGRPVSPMLAQTATDVGDALEKLGGTAIFETKLDGVRLQIHRSGTDVSVYTRSLDDITARLPDVVRAVLALPVTDLIADAEALAMRPDGRPHRFQVTSSRIGKRADDGAQPLSVYFFDILHRDGTDLLDQPAEHRRQALDDVVPEPLRVGRCVTSDSVVAQQFLDDTLAAGHEGVMAKHPESPYEAGRRGAGWLKVKPVHTLDLVVLAVEWGSGRRTGKLSNIHLGARDPVTGGYVMLGKTFKGMTDAMLDWQTARFTELADGPMDGYVVRLRPEQVVEIAFDGVQGSSRYPGKMALRFARVLRYRDDKRPEEADTIDTVRSLYER; encoded by the coding sequence ATGCTGCTCTCCGACGTCGCCACGGCCTCGGCCGAAGTCGGTGCGGTGTCTGCCCGGTCCGCGAAGATCGCGCGCATCGCGGCTCTCCTCGGGAGTGCGGCCGATGATCCGGCGACCGTCGCCGTCGTCGTGCACTGGCTGTCCGGTGAGCTGCCGCAGCGGCAGATCGGGGTCGGGTGGGCGGCGCTGCGCGCGCTGCCGCCGCCGGCCGCCGGCGACCCGACGCTGACGGTCATCGAGGTCGACGCCGCGCTGACGGCCATCAAGGCGGTGGCCGGCAAGGGTTCGGGGGCCGCGCGCTCCGCGCTGCTCCACGGTTTGTTCGGGGCGGCCACCGAGGTCGAGCAGACCTTTCTGCGTGGGCTGCTCAGCGGCGGGCTGCGCCAGGGCGCGCTGGCAGGCGTGATGGCCGACGCGGTCGCGAAGGCCGCCGGCATCGCCGCCGCCGACGTGCGCCGTGCCGCGATGCTCGGCGGCGACCTGGCCACGGTCGCTGCCGCCGTGATGTCCGACGGCGTCGCGGGCCTGCGGCGCTTCACCCTCACCGTGGGCCGCCCGGTGAGCCCGATGCTGGCCCAGACTGCCACCGATGTCGGCGATGCCCTCGAAAAGCTCGGTGGCACGGCGATATTCGAGACGAAGCTCGACGGCGTCCGGCTGCAGATACATCGGTCGGGCACCGACGTGTCGGTCTACACCCGCAGCCTCGACGACATCACCGCCCGGTTGCCGGACGTGGTGCGCGCGGTGCTGGCGCTGCCCGTGACGGACCTGATCGCCGATGCCGAGGCCCTGGCCATGCGTCCCGACGGCCGCCCGCACCGGTTCCAGGTCACGTCCTCCCGCATCGGCAAACGCGCCGATGATGGGGCGCAACCCCTTTCGGTGTACTTCTTCGACATCCTGCACCGCGACGGCACCGATCTGCTGGACCAGCCGGCCGAACACCGCCGCCAGGCGCTCGACGACGTCGTTCCCGAACCGCTGCGGGTCGGGCGCTGCGTCACCTCCGATTCGGTTGTCGCCCAGCAGTTCCTCGACGACACGCTGGCCGCGGGCCACGAAGGCGTGATGGCCAAACACCCGGAGTCGCCCTACGAGGCGGGCCGGCGTGGCGCCGGGTGGCTGAAGGTCAAGCCGGTGCACACGCTCGATCTGGTGGTGCTCGCGGTCGAGTGGGGATCCGGACGGCGCACGGGCAAGCTGTCGAACATCCATCTGGGAGCGCGGGATCCGGTCACCGGTGGCTACGTCATGCTGGGCAAGACCTTCAAGGGGATGACCGACGCGATGCTCGACTGGCAGACCGCCCGGTTCACCGAACTGGCCGACGGCCCGATGGACGGCTACGTCGTGCGGCTGCGCCCGGAGCAGGTCGTGGAGATCGCGTTCGACGGAGTGCAGGGGTCGAGCCGCTACCCCGGCAAGATGGCGCTGCGGTTCGCCCGGGTGCTGCGCTACCGCGACGACAAGCGGCCGGAAGAAGCCGACACCATCGACACCGTCCGGTCGCTGTACGAACGCTGA